One genomic window of Corynebacterium massiliense DSM 45435 includes the following:
- a CDS encoding GNAT family N-acetyltransferase, translated as MPNDKHNHNVTIRPARKDDLPEAIELLAHVFAEDRAVRSILAHASDHDPVDFARAIYEIQVYGHYFERGKIDLAVEGDKIYGVGLWAKPGEQMSNARFVRLLPRYVKLFGRASAFVARREARAEAAHPPFPHWYTFALGVSPDAQGLGVGSTLLRHGLQRAQNSPVYLEASTPKSAALYRSFGFVELGEIDIPGDKLSDPPEIAMWREPEDPASAAYTKELK; from the coding sequence ATGCCGAACGATAAGCACAACCACAACGTCACTATCCGACCCGCGCGCAAGGACGATCTCCCAGAGGCCATTGAGCTTCTGGCCCATGTCTTCGCAGAAGACCGCGCGGTGCGTTCCATCCTCGCGCACGCCTCCGACCACGATCCGGTGGATTTCGCCCGCGCCATCTACGAGATCCAGGTCTACGGCCACTACTTCGAGCGCGGGAAGATCGACTTGGCCGTGGAAGGCGACAAGATTTACGGCGTGGGCTTGTGGGCCAAACCCGGCGAGCAAATGTCCAACGCGCGCTTTGTGCGCCTGCTGCCGCGCTACGTCAAGCTCTTTGGCCGCGCCAGCGCCTTCGTCGCCCGCCGAGAGGCACGCGCGGAGGCCGCCCACCCACCGTTCCCGCACTGGTACACCTTCGCCCTGGGCGTGAGCCCGGACGCGCAGGGGCTCGGCGTGGGCTCCACCCTTTTGCGCCATGGTTTACAGCGCGCGCAGAACTCCCCGGTGTACTTGGAGGCGTCGACGCCGAAGTCGGCGGCGCTGTACCGCTCGTTCGGGTTCGTGGAGTTGGGCGAGATCGACATCCCCGGTGACAAGCTCTCCGATCCCCCGGAGATTGCTATGTGGCGGGAGCCGGAAGATCCGGCCAGCGCCGCATACACCAAGGAGTTGAAGTAG
- a CDS encoding TVP38/TMEM64 family protein, which yields MNFPGDTRTHRSRRTVEPGRPTLSGLWAFARGLIRDGARAVAHWDARRWLTVLAGGAALVTLMVVLTHVDMAQLRAWAHHTGPWFVVVFAALYVVFTLFPLPRTIWTVTAGILFGPWSGFALALVSLTISAMLAFTAVRSALGSWIAPRLHHPTVAGINDYLQRRGWVAIVTLRMVGAVPFSILNYVAGLTPIPLGQFTVATALGSIPTTALGVFFGDTLTGHADPWVIAAMAVLAVFAIGALLYDAHRDRVKGHG from the coding sequence ATGAACTTCCCGGGAGACACTCGCACGCACCGCTCTCGGCGAACTGTAGAACCTGGGCGACCTACCCTCTCCGGCCTGTGGGCATTCGCCCGCGGGCTTATCCGGGATGGGGCGCGCGCCGTCGCGCACTGGGACGCCAGGCGGTGGCTGACGGTGCTCGCCGGCGGCGCTGCGCTCGTCACCCTGATGGTTGTCCTCACCCACGTGGATATGGCGCAATTGCGCGCGTGGGCCCACCACACCGGCCCCTGGTTCGTGGTGGTCTTTGCCGCCCTCTACGTCGTCTTCACTCTCTTTCCCCTGCCCCGCACTATCTGGACCGTCACCGCCGGAATCCTCTTCGGCCCGTGGTCTGGGTTCGCCCTCGCGCTCGTCTCGCTGACCATCTCGGCGATGCTGGCGTTTACCGCCGTCCGCAGCGCGCTCGGAAGTTGGATCGCGCCGCGCCTTCACCACCCCACCGTCGCTGGCATCAACGATTACTTGCAGCGCCGGGGATGGGTGGCCATCGTCACGCTCCGCATGGTCGGCGCCGTGCCCTTTTCCATTCTCAACTACGTGGCCGGCCTAACCCCCATCCCGCTGGGGCAGTTCACCGTGGCCACCGCACTCGGCTCCATCCCCACCACGGCGCTCGGCGTCTTCTTCGGCGATACCTTGACCGGCCACGCGGATCCGTGGGTCATCGCCGCCATGGCCGTGCTGGCCGTCTTCGCTATCGGTGCGTTGCTTTACGATGCCCACCGCGACCGCGTCAAGGGCCACGGGTAG